From one Pseudomonas sp. B21-048 genomic stretch:
- a CDS encoding M14 family metallopeptidase has protein sequence MERIDHALPWNHLGSERRISVFRFGAGERKAYIQASLHADELPGMRTAWELKKRLTELEAQGLLNGVIELVPVANPLGLGQLLQGNHQGRFEAGSGKNFNRDFVELSEPVAAELQGHLGDDPHANIRLIRETMSDVLAALPPAESQLQGMQRILLSHACSADVVLDLHCDCEAALHMYALPQHWPHWRSLAAHLNVKVGLLAEDSGGSSFDEACSLPWLRLSRLFPDAQIPLACLATTIELGGQSDTGRPEAEAHAEGILAFLAEQGLISGEWPKPAQDACEGMPFEGTELLFAPHPGVVSFLRKPGEWVEAGDEIFEVIDPLSDRVSTVCAGTSGVLFAIERLRYAQPGFWLAKVAGREALRHGRLLND, from the coding sequence ATGGAACGCATCGATCATGCATTGCCGTGGAACCATCTGGGCAGCGAACGCCGGATTTCGGTGTTCCGCTTCGGTGCTGGTGAGCGCAAGGCCTACATCCAGGCCAGCCTGCACGCCGATGAATTGCCGGGAATGCGTACCGCTTGGGAGCTGAAAAAGCGCCTGACCGAACTCGAAGCCCAAGGCTTGCTCAATGGTGTGATCGAACTGGTGCCGGTGGCCAACCCACTGGGCCTGGGTCAATTGCTTCAGGGTAACCATCAAGGGCGTTTCGAAGCCGGCAGCGGCAAGAACTTCAACCGGGATTTCGTCGAGCTGAGCGAGCCCGTGGCCGCTGAGCTGCAAGGGCATCTGGGTGACGATCCTCACGCCAATATCCGTTTGATCCGTGAAACCATGAGCGACGTGCTGGCTGCCTTGCCGCCTGCCGAGAGTCAGCTGCAAGGCATGCAGCGCATTCTGCTCAGCCATGCCTGCAGCGCCGACGTGGTGCTGGATTTGCACTGCGATTGCGAAGCGGCGCTGCACATGTATGCCTTGCCGCAACATTGGCCGCACTGGCGTTCCCTGGCTGCACACTTGAACGTCAAGGTCGGTCTGCTGGCGGAAGATTCTGGCGGCAGCTCCTTTGATGAAGCGTGCTCGCTGCCATGGCTGCGTCTGTCGCGTCTGTTTCCGGATGCCCAGATTCCACTGGCGTGCCTGGCGACGACCATCGAGTTGGGTGGCCAATCCGATACCGGTCGCCCAGAGGCGGAGGCTCACGCCGAAGGCATTCTGGCGTTCCTTGCCGAGCAGGGCTTGATCAGCGGTGAGTGGCCAAAGCCTGCGCAAGACGCTTGCGAAGGCATGCCGTTCGAAGGCACCGAATTGCTGTTCGCACCGCATCCTGGCGTGGTGAGTTTCCTGCGTAAACCCGGTGAGTGGGTTGAAGCAGGCGACGAGATTTTTGAAGTGATCGATCCGTTATCGGATCGGGTCAGCACGGTGTGTGCTGGTACGTCCGGGGTGCTGTTTGCCATTGAACGGCTGCGTTATGCCCAACCCGGTTTCTGGCTGGCCAAGGTGGCGGGGCGCGAAGCGCTGCGTCACGGGCGCTTGCTCAACGACTGA
- a CDS encoding ABC transporter permease, whose amino-acid sequence MIFDYNVIWEALPLYLGGLVTTLKLLALSLFFGLLAALPLGLMRVSKRPIVNMSAWLFTYVIRGTPMLVQLFLIYYGLAQFEAVRESFLWPWLSSATFCACLAFAINTSAYTAEIIAGSLRATPNGEIEAAKAMGMSRIKMYKRILLPSALRRALPQYSNEVIMMLQTTSLASIVTLIDITGAARTVNAQFYLPFEAYITAGVFYLCLTFILVRLFKMAEHRWLGYLAPRKH is encoded by the coding sequence ATGATCTTCGACTACAACGTCATTTGGGAGGCCTTGCCGCTGTACCTCGGCGGCCTGGTGACCACCCTCAAATTGCTCGCGCTGTCGCTGTTCTTCGGTTTGCTGGCGGCGCTGCCGCTGGGGCTGATGCGCGTCTCCAAGCGGCCGATCGTCAACATGAGTGCCTGGCTGTTCACCTACGTGATCCGCGGCACGCCGATGCTGGTGCAGCTGTTTTTGATCTACTACGGTCTGGCGCAATTCGAAGCGGTACGTGAAAGCTTCCTCTGGCCATGGCTGTCCAGCGCCACCTTCTGTGCGTGCCTGGCCTTCGCCATCAATACCAGCGCCTACACCGCTGAAATCATCGCCGGCAGCCTGCGCGCCACGCCGAATGGCGAGATCGAAGCGGCCAAGGCCATGGGCATGTCACGCATCAAAATGTATAAGCGGATCCTGCTGCCATCGGCCCTGCGCCGGGCGCTGCCGCAATACAGCAACGAAGTGATCATGATGCTGCAGACCACCAGTCTGGCGTCCATCGTGACCCTGATCGACATCACCGGTGCCGCGCGCACGGTCAACGCGCAGTTCTACTTGCCGTTCGAAGCCTACATCACCGCCGGCGTGTTTTACCTGTGCCTGACGTTCATTCTGGTGCGCCTGTTCAAAATGGCCGAGCACCGCTGGCTGGGCTATCTGGCCCCGCGGAAGCACTGA
- a CDS encoding ABC transporter permease — protein MLKGYGAVILDGAWLTLQLALSSMALAIVLGLIGVALRLSPVRWLAWLGDLYSTVIRGIPDLVLILLIFYGGQDLLNRVAPMLGYDDYIDLNPLAAGIGTLGFIFGAYLSETFRGAFMAIPKGQAEAGMAYGMSSFQVFFRVLVPQMIRLAIPGFTNNWLVLTKATALISVVGLQDMMFKAKQAADATREPFTFFLAVAAMYLVITSVSLLALRHLEKRYSVGVRAADL, from the coding sequence GATGGCGCATGGCTGACGCTCCAGCTCGCCTTGTCGTCCATGGCCCTGGCCATCGTTCTGGGTCTGATCGGCGTGGCGCTGCGGTTGTCGCCGGTGCGCTGGCTGGCCTGGCTGGGCGATCTGTATTCCACGGTGATCCGCGGTATTCCCGATCTGGTGCTGATTCTGCTGATTTTCTACGGTGGCCAGGACTTGCTCAACCGCGTCGCGCCGATGCTCGGTTATGACGATTACATCGACCTGAACCCATTGGCCGCCGGTATCGGCACCCTGGGCTTCATCTTCGGTGCGTACTTGTCGGAAACCTTCCGTGGCGCCTTCATGGCAATCCCGAAGGGGCAGGCAGAAGCCGGCATGGCGTACGGCATGAGCAGTTTTCAGGTGTTTTTCCGGGTGTTGGTGCCGCAGATGATTCGTCTGGCGATTCCGGGTTTCACCAACAACTGGCTGGTATTGACCAAGGCGACCGCGCTGATTTCGGTGGTCGGCCTGCAAGACATGATGTTCAAGGCCAAGCAGGCGGCAGATGCTACCCGCGAGCCTTTCACCTTCTTCCTCGCAGTGGCGGCGATGTACCTGGTGATCACCAGCGTCTCGTTGCTGGCATTGCGTCACCTTGAGAAGCGCTACTCGGTAGGCGTAAGGGCGGCTGATCTATGA